A stretch of Ipomoea triloba cultivar NCNSP0323 chromosome 13, ASM357664v1 DNA encodes these proteins:
- the LOC116002495 gene encoding putative E3 ubiquitin-protein ligase XBAT35 isoform X1, protein MGQQQSKDELLYQQVNYGNIEGIKALRSDGAGLEWMDSEGKTPLIVACMNPQLINVAKTLIELGANVNAYRPGRHAGTPLHHAAKRGLDQTVKLLLSHGANALVMNDDCQTPLDVARIKGFSNVVRAIESHICLFSGWLRELYGPGFLDLLAPQLLSRKVWVVVLPCGSRNLRKPFKLELAMYASAQDAQPRTIVALWKANLEEPNFSQSDPIVIISDVSNIPRRWRRRRGIMASQLPGHGPRGARQLRVKLGAVQESEKQQLQLFCNACKGIPQVTHSAFPFNPQVPVLPATAPPALEDMELAMALSASMQPATHERPPLLNTHTGSGAVASTSQTNPVVLTAQTNIMVTSTPQKGNGDSCEFEKAGPSSNEIQHSQTSVIQTMVESPVPAPIPSAPTITDEEMDNGPIHYPSIDDSPVDLSSQPVENVAAKPHEDKDQSDASSCVVCLDAPAEGACIPCGHMAGCMSCLAEIKAKKWGCPVCRAKIDQVIRVYAV, encoded by the exons ATGGGGCAACAGCAATCAAAGGACGAACTTCTGTATCAGCAAGTGAATTATGGTAATATCGAAGGTATCAAAGCTCTTCGCAGCGATGGCGCTGGCCTTGAG TGGATGGATAGTGAGGGAAAGACTCCACTGATAGTGGCTTGCATGAATCCCCAGCTTATTAATGTTGCAAAGACATTGATCGAGTTGGGTGCGAATGTGAATGCTTATCGTCCAG GTCGCCATGCTGGTACTCCCTTACATCATGCTGCAAAAAGAGGCCTTGATCAGACTGTCAAGTTACTTCTTTCACATGGAG CAAATGCTTTGGTGATGAATGATGACTGTCAAACTCCACTGGATGTTGCAAGAATCAAGGGGTTCAGCAATGTTGTCCGGGCAATTGAG AGCCACATCTGTTTATTCTCTGGTTGGCTAAGGGAGCTTTATGGGCCAGGATTTCTTGATCTGCTTGCACCACAGTTGCTTTCGAGAAAAGT TTGGGTGGTTGTTTTACCATGTGGTTCCCGAAATCTCAGGAAGCCCTTCAAGTTGGAGCTTGCTATGTATGCAAGTGCACAG GATGCTCAACCCCGCACAATTGTTGCACTGTGGAAGGCCAATTTGGAGGAACCCAATTTTAGTCAGTCTGATCCAATAGTGATTATATCAGATGTTTCCAACA TCCCAAGGCGCTGGAGGCGAAGGAGAGGTATCATGGCCTCCCAACTTCCGGGGCATGGACCTCGAGGAGCTAGGC AACTACGGGTTAAACTTGGAGCTGTACAAGAAAGTGAAAAACAACAGTTGCAGTTGTTTTGCAATGCTTGCAAAGGAATTCCACAG GTCACTCACTCGGCATTTCCCTTCAATCCCCAAGTCCCTGTTCTTCCAGCAACGGCCCCTCCTGCCTTAGAGGACATGGAGTTGGCTATGGCTCTCAGCGCCTCCATGCAGCCTGCTACGCATGAAAGACCGCCTCTCCTAAATACGCACACAGGATCTGGAGCAGTTGCCTCCACAAGTCAGACCAACCCCGTGGTACTTACCGCTCAAACGAATATCATGGTGACTTCTACTCCCCAAAAGGGAAACGGTGATAGCTGTGAATTCGAAAAAGCTGGTCCATCCAGCAATGAGATTCAGCATAGCCAGACTTCCGTCATCCAAACAATGGTCGAGAGCCCTGTTCCCGCACCCATCCCCTCAGCTCCTACGATTACAGATGAGGAAATGGACAACGGTCCTATCCATTATCCTTCAATTGATGATAGCCCTGTTGATCTTTCTTCACAACCCGTCGAGAATGTAGCTGCTAAACCACATGAAGACAAAGATCAATCCGATGCTTCTTCGTGTGTTGTATGCTTGGATGCTCCAGCAGAGGGCGCTTGCATCCCATGTGGCCATATGGCTGGGTGCATGTCTTGTCTGGCTGAGATTAAGGCAAAGAAGTGGGGTTGCCCCGTCTGTCGTGCCAAGATCGATCAAGTGATAAGGGTATATGCTGTTTAA
- the LOC116002495 gene encoding putative E3 ubiquitin-protein ligase XBAT35 isoform X2, protein MGQQQSKDELLYQQVNYGNIEGIKALRSDGAGLEWMDSEGKTPLIVACMNPQLINVAKTLIELGANVNAYRPGRHAGTPLHHAAKRGLDQTVKLLLSHGANALVMNDDCQTPLDVARIKGFSNVVRAIESHICLFSGWLRELYGPGFLDLLAPQLLSRKVWVVVLPCGSRNLRKPFKLELAMYASAQDAQPRTIVALWKANLEEPNFSQSDPIVIISDVSNKLRVKLGAVQESEKQQLQLFCNACKGIPQVTHSAFPFNPQVPVLPATAPPALEDMELAMALSASMQPATHERPPLLNTHTGSGAVASTSQTNPVVLTAQTNIMVTSTPQKGNGDSCEFEKAGPSSNEIQHSQTSVIQTMVESPVPAPIPSAPTITDEEMDNGPIHYPSIDDSPVDLSSQPVENVAAKPHEDKDQSDASSCVVCLDAPAEGACIPCGHMAGCMSCLAEIKAKKWGCPVCRAKIDQVIRVYAV, encoded by the exons ATGGGGCAACAGCAATCAAAGGACGAACTTCTGTATCAGCAAGTGAATTATGGTAATATCGAAGGTATCAAAGCTCTTCGCAGCGATGGCGCTGGCCTTGAG TGGATGGATAGTGAGGGAAAGACTCCACTGATAGTGGCTTGCATGAATCCCCAGCTTATTAATGTTGCAAAGACATTGATCGAGTTGGGTGCGAATGTGAATGCTTATCGTCCAG GTCGCCATGCTGGTACTCCCTTACATCATGCTGCAAAAAGAGGCCTTGATCAGACTGTCAAGTTACTTCTTTCACATGGAG CAAATGCTTTGGTGATGAATGATGACTGTCAAACTCCACTGGATGTTGCAAGAATCAAGGGGTTCAGCAATGTTGTCCGGGCAATTGAG AGCCACATCTGTTTATTCTCTGGTTGGCTAAGGGAGCTTTATGGGCCAGGATTTCTTGATCTGCTTGCACCACAGTTGCTTTCGAGAAAAGT TTGGGTGGTTGTTTTACCATGTGGTTCCCGAAATCTCAGGAAGCCCTTCAAGTTGGAGCTTGCTATGTATGCAAGTGCACAG GATGCTCAACCCCGCACAATTGTTGCACTGTGGAAGGCCAATTTGGAGGAACCCAATTTTAGTCAGTCTGATCCAATAGTGATTATATCAGATGTTTCCAACA AACTACGGGTTAAACTTGGAGCTGTACAAGAAAGTGAAAAACAACAGTTGCAGTTGTTTTGCAATGCTTGCAAAGGAATTCCACAG GTCACTCACTCGGCATTTCCCTTCAATCCCCAAGTCCCTGTTCTTCCAGCAACGGCCCCTCCTGCCTTAGAGGACATGGAGTTGGCTATGGCTCTCAGCGCCTCCATGCAGCCTGCTACGCATGAAAGACCGCCTCTCCTAAATACGCACACAGGATCTGGAGCAGTTGCCTCCACAAGTCAGACCAACCCCGTGGTACTTACCGCTCAAACGAATATCATGGTGACTTCTACTCCCCAAAAGGGAAACGGTGATAGCTGTGAATTCGAAAAAGCTGGTCCATCCAGCAATGAGATTCAGCATAGCCAGACTTCCGTCATCCAAACAATGGTCGAGAGCCCTGTTCCCGCACCCATCCCCTCAGCTCCTACGATTACAGATGAGGAAATGGACAACGGTCCTATCCATTATCCTTCAATTGATGATAGCCCTGTTGATCTTTCTTCACAACCCGTCGAGAATGTAGCTGCTAAACCACATGAAGACAAAGATCAATCCGATGCTTCTTCGTGTGTTGTATGCTTGGATGCTCCAGCAGAGGGCGCTTGCATCCCATGTGGCCATATGGCTGGGTGCATGTCTTGTCTGGCTGAGATTAAGGCAAAGAAGTGGGGTTGCCCCGTCTGTCGTGCCAAGATCGATCAAGTGATAAGGGTATATGCTGTTTAA